Proteins found in one Fodinicurvata sp. EGI_FJ10296 genomic segment:
- a CDS encoding MmgE/PrpD family protein → MADETKKLAAFGAGIDLKSVPETVVAHARLLVLDSLAIAIRARHEVDSTAPLMAALADGGLDQGNSTVPGDSERYGVLGAALAGGTLIHSLDFDDTHAASSLHPSAPVIPAALAVGEAAGASGADVLAGIIAGYEAICRLGLAVDPADHYARGFHPSATCGAFGAALAAGRVLALTPDQMEHALGIALSQASGSMQYLANGAWTKRFQVGHAAMAGAQAALLARRGFTGASDAIEGRHGFFKGYAPDADAKRAADRLGSHWETAAIAVKPYPSCRYTHACVDAAQALMAENGLSVDDIESVTAGLPQSGMELTGIPEERKRAPKNIVDGQFSVHFCVAVMLRQGRFGWDDYAVHLADPDTLALTARIKAVQDPRAQEAAPEYMAGSLTLGLRDGRTFDKFVKICRGEPEAPLTPDEIREKTASLVMPILGEDREAAFFHAIMRFEKSDLPAIMAAVRPEKTASDSPSGAQD, encoded by the coding sequence ATGGCGGACGAAACCAAAAAGCTGGCGGCCTTCGGCGCCGGCATCGATCTGAAATCCGTACCCGAGACCGTCGTCGCCCACGCCCGGCTGCTGGTGCTCGACAGTCTGGCCATCGCCATCCGTGCCCGTCACGAAGTCGACAGCACGGCGCCACTTATGGCGGCATTGGCCGATGGCGGTCTCGATCAGGGCAATTCAACGGTTCCGGGCGATTCGGAACGATACGGCGTTCTTGGTGCCGCACTCGCTGGCGGAACACTCATCCACAGCCTCGACTTCGATGACACCCATGCCGCCTCGTCGCTGCACCCCAGCGCGCCGGTCATCCCGGCCGCGCTTGCGGTCGGCGAGGCCGCCGGGGCATCCGGCGCCGATGTTCTTGCCGGTATCATTGCCGGGTATGAGGCAATCTGCCGGCTGGGCCTGGCAGTCGATCCGGCCGACCACTATGCCCGTGGATTTCACCCCAGCGCCACCTGCGGCGCATTCGGCGCTGCGCTGGCCGCCGGCCGCGTGCTGGCGCTGACGCCGGACCAGATGGAACATGCGCTGGGCATTGCGCTCAGTCAGGCGTCCGGCTCCATGCAGTATCTGGCCAACGGCGCCTGGACCAAGCGCTTCCAGGTCGGGCACGCCGCCATGGCCGGGGCTCAGGCTGCGCTCCTTGCCCGGCGCGGCTTTACCGGGGCGAGCGACGCAATCGAAGGCCGCCACGGATTCTTCAAGGGATATGCCCCCGATGCCGATGCCAAGCGCGCCGCCGATCGGCTTGGCAGCCATTGGGAAACGGCGGCGATCGCCGTCAAGCCCTATCCGTCGTGCCGCTATACCCATGCCTGCGTCGATGCCGCCCAGGCGCTGATGGCGGAGAACGGACTTTCGGTCGACGATATCGAGTCCGTCACGGCCGGGTTGCCGCAATCGGGCATGGAACTGACCGGTATCCCCGAGGAGCGCAAACGCGCGCCGAAGAACATCGTCGACGGACAGTTCTCGGTGCATTTTTGCGTCGCGGTGATGCTGCGCCAGGGCCGGTTCGGTTGGGACGACTATGCAGTGCACCTCGCCGACCCGGATACCCTCGCCCTGACCGCACGGATCAAGGCGGTTCAGGACCCGCGCGCTCAGGAGGCCGCACCGGAATATATGGCCGGATCGCTGACGCTCGGCCTTCGCGACGGGCGGACTTTCGACAAATTCGTCAAGATCTGTCGGGGCGAGCCCGAAGCCCCGCTGACGCCGGACGAGATCCGCGAGAAGACGGCATCGCTGGTTATGCCCATTCTGGGCGAGGATCGCGAGGCCGCGTTTTTTCATGCCATAATGCGGTTCGAAAAGTCGGACCTGCCGGCGATCATGGCCGCCGTCCGGCCGGAAAAGACGGCATCGGACTCCCCGTCCGGAGCGCAGGACTAG
- a CDS encoding GntR family transcriptional regulator, producing the protein MVAGTGTGKPRYLKVADRLVEDIVAGTYPVDSLLPTEARLCRLYDVSRITAREALRHVQSLGLISRRQGVGSRVVTDTLDRSYAQSWGSIEDIMQYARLTRLDPVTMETVEADAALAAALKCQPGQRFLHIEGPRMAPASQRQGGSQATGAEEAICWTDIYVAHAYAGVQDHLGTYRGAIASLVEELYDERISDIAQEIRPEQLPDPIADALEAPRGGLALRIDRRYTGQDGRAFEISSSRHPADRFTYAMRLSRTS; encoded by the coding sequence ATGGTCGCGGGAACCGGAACGGGCAAGCCCCGATACCTGAAGGTCGCCGACCGGCTGGTCGAAGACATCGTGGCCGGCACCTATCCGGTGGATTCGCTGCTGCCGACAGAAGCCCGCCTGTGCCGCCTCTACGATGTCAGCAGAATCACGGCGCGCGAGGCCCTGCGCCATGTTCAGTCGCTGGGCCTCATCTCACGGCGTCAGGGGGTAGGAAGCCGGGTCGTCACCGACACGCTGGACAGATCCTATGCGCAATCCTGGGGTTCCATTGAAGACATAATGCAGTATGCGCGGCTGACCCGACTCGACCCGGTCACCATGGAGACGGTCGAAGCCGATGCCGCACTGGCCGCTGCACTCAAATGCCAACCGGGCCAGCGCTTTCTCCATATCGAAGGCCCGCGCATGGCGCCCGCCAGCCAACGGCAGGGGGGAAGTCAGGCAACCGGCGCGGAAGAGGCGATCTGCTGGACCGACATCTATGTCGCCCATGCCTATGCCGGCGTGCAGGACCATCTCGGCACCTATCGCGGCGCCATCGCCTCGCTGGTCGAGGAACTCTACGACGAGCGGATCAGCGACATCGCCCAGGAGATCCGGCCCGAACAGCTTCCGGACCCGATCGCCGACGCGCTGGAAGCCCCGCGCGGAGGGTTGGCGCTCCGGATCGACCGGCGCTACACCGGCCAGGACGGGCGGGCGTTCGAAATCTCCAGCAGTCGCCACCCGGCCGACCGCTTTACCTATGCGATGCGCCTAAGTCGAACAAGCTAA
- a CDS encoding MaoC family dehydratase N-terminal domain-containing protein codes for MTRSENGTPDDAAKASAEKPWMAWLGRSQSMTDVFVADRAAALHAALDLDGPPPQIGDALPPLWHWMYFWEPVAAHKLGRDGHPALGGFLPPVPLDRRMWAGSRISFHRPLRVGAEVERRSTITAINEKTGRTGRLAFVTVKHEFFADGEPVLTDEHDIVYREPAQPGESRPAGVTSDLTPEAVRRENVFTPDPVLLFRYSALTLNGHRIHYDHPYATGVEGYAGLVVHGPLLATLMAAAAAEDGPLSHFEFRGRRPVICGTPIRVAVADDPDDAGRRQLRVIDHEGFVASSAVATITPA; via the coding sequence ATGACCCGGAGCGAAAACGGCACGCCCGACGACGCCGCAAAGGCATCGGCAGAAAAGCCGTGGATGGCGTGGCTGGGCCGCAGCCAATCCATGACCGACGTCTTCGTCGCCGACCGGGCGGCCGCCCTGCACGCCGCGCTCGATCTGGATGGCCCGCCACCGCAGATCGGCGACGCGCTGCCGCCGCTCTGGCACTGGATGTATTTCTGGGAACCGGTCGCCGCACATAAACTCGGGCGCGACGGTCACCCGGCGCTGGGCGGATTTTTGCCGCCGGTGCCACTCGACCGACGGATGTGGGCCGGCAGCCGGATCAGTTTCCATCGGCCGCTGAGGGTCGGCGCCGAAGTCGAACGCCGTTCCACGATCACCGCAATTAATGAAAAGACCGGACGCACGGGGCGCTTGGCATTCGTCACGGTCAAACATGAATTCTTCGCGGACGGAGAACCGGTTCTGACCGACGAACACGACATCGTCTATCGCGAACCGGCACAGCCGGGGGAATCGAGACCTGCCGGCGTGACCAGCGATCTGACACCGGAAGCCGTTCGCCGCGAGAACGTGTTCACGCCCGACCCCGTCCTGCTGTTCCGCTATTCCGCCCTGACCCTGAACGGGCACCGCATTCACTACGACCACCCCTATGCCACCGGTGTCGAAGGCTATGCCGGTCTGGTCGTTCACGGCCCGCTACTGGCGACACTGATGGCTGCCGCTGCCGCTGAAGACGGGCCGCTGAGCCATTTCGAGTTCCGCGGCCGACGGCCGGTGATTTGTGGAACGCCGATCCGTGTTGCCGTTGCCGACGATCCGGACGATGCCGGCCGCCGCCAACTTCGCGTCATCGATCACGAGGGATTTGTCGCTTCATCCGCCGTGGCCACCATAACCCCCGCGTGA
- a CDS encoding histidine phosphatase family protein — protein sequence MNMIWPPTKAFYFLRHGETDWNRAGRLQGSSDIPLNGLGVQQAARAAGILAELPIRRVLMSHLTRVRQTADPLLNRWSLVPEIHEGLAERRYGAWEGKTHAETDGSGAPEGGETRRQFNDRVIATLRQIAMDPDVGPGNDSGLLIIAHGGVFRAISEALDIRLTAGIGNAQPVIVQPGAAGQWQFRHLSADLEAISA from the coding sequence ATGAACATGATTTGGCCGCCGACAAAGGCATTCTACTTTCTTCGCCATGGTGAAACGGACTGGAATCGCGCAGGCCGACTGCAGGGCTCCAGTGATATTCCCCTGAACGGTCTGGGTGTTCAACAAGCCGCCCGCGCGGCCGGCATTCTGGCCGAATTGCCGATCAGGCGGGTTCTGATGAGCCACCTGACACGGGTCCGGCAGACCGCGGACCCGCTGCTGAACCGATGGAGCCTTGTTCCCGAGATCCACGAAGGTCTGGCCGAACGCCGTTATGGTGCATGGGAGGGGAAAACCCACGCTGAAACCGACGGCTCGGGCGCACCCGAAGGCGGCGAAACCCGGCGGCAGTTCAATGATCGGGTCATTGCCACCTTACGGCAGATTGCCATGGATCCCGATGTTGGGCCGGGCAACGATTCCGGATTGTTGATCATCGCGCATGGCGGTGTCTTCCGAGCCATTAGCGAGGCTCTGGACATCAGGCTGACGGCCGGGATCGGCAATGCCCAGCCGGTGATCGTACAGCCCGGCGCCGCGGGCCAATGGCAGTTCAGGCACCTCTCCGCCGATCTGGAAGCGATTTCCGCTTGA
- a CDS encoding methionine ABC transporter ATP-binding protein: protein MITLNNVSKRYPERGKSAEVSALEAIDLEIGRGEIFGVIGRSGAGKSTLVRLINLLEKPTEGTVTVDGMDMTALSPAALRAARRQIGMIFQHFNLLSSRTVFDNVALPLELAGMNRREIAARVAPLLDRVGLTDKANRYPAELSGGQKQRVGIARALATEPKVLLCDEATSALDPETTRAILDLLADINAELGITIVLITHEMHVIRQICQQVAVLDGGRLAELASVEQILSRPEAEITERLLAATGRDALPPAIGRRLSPEPVGSGSRAVLRLRLAGAGADGNAALSLLSRSHGLDVSILQAQVDVVRETAIGTLLVGVPATGERLASAITLLETNNVTVEPLGYIAADLRAAG, encoded by the coding sequence ATGATTACTCTCAACAATGTGTCCAAGCGATACCCCGAGCGCGGCAAATCGGCCGAGGTATCGGCTCTGGAAGCGATCGATCTGGAAATCGGACGTGGCGAGATATTCGGCGTCATCGGTCGGTCGGGCGCTGGCAAATCAACACTGGTGCGTCTGATCAATCTGCTGGAAAAGCCGACCGAAGGAACGGTGACCGTCGACGGTATGGATATGACCGCGCTGTCGCCAGCGGCCTTACGCGCAGCGCGCCGACAGATCGGCATGATTTTCCAGCATTTCAACCTTCTCTCGTCCCGCACCGTTTTTGACAATGTCGCGCTGCCCCTCGAACTGGCAGGCATGAACCGCCGCGAGATTGCGGCCAGGGTCGCACCCCTGCTCGACCGTGTCGGGCTGACCGACAAGGCCAACCGCTATCCGGCCGAACTGTCTGGCGGACAAAAGCAGCGGGTGGGCATCGCGCGCGCTCTGGCGACGGAACCCAAGGTCCTGTTGTGCGACGAGGCGACTTCGGCCCTCGATCCCGAAACGACGCGGGCCATTCTCGACCTGCTGGCCGACATCAACGCCGAACTGGGGATCACGATCGTGCTGATTACCCACGAAATGCACGTCATCCGGCAAATTTGTCAGCAGGTTGCGGTACTGGACGGCGGCCGCCTCGCCGAACTGGCCTCTGTCGAACAAATTTTGTCGCGCCCGGAGGCCGAGATAACGGAACGGCTTCTGGCGGCGACCGGACGCGATGCGCTGCCGCCCGCGATCGGCCGGCGCCTGTCGCCCGAACCCGTGGGCAGTGGTAGCCGCGCCGTCCTTCGTCTGAGACTGGCCGGCGCCGGCGCCGACGGCAACGCGGCGCTGTCGCTGCTGTCGCGCAGCCACGGTCTCGACGTTTCAATTCTGCAGGCGCAGGTCGATGTCGTCCGGGAGACGGCGATCGGAACGCTGCTCGTCGGTGTGCCGGCGACTGGCGAGCGGCTTGCGTCTGCCATTACGCTACTGGAGACCAATAATGTCACTGTTGAGCCTCTTGGGTATATCGCCGCAGATCTCCGGGCTGCTGGTTGA
- a CDS encoding methionine ABC transporter permease, translating into MSLLSLLGISPQISGLLVEATLETLHMTAVSGGIGTLLGLPLGVVLATSGRGELLQWVGFNRVAGLVVNATRSTPFIILVVAIIPFTRMIAGTSIGTTAAIVPLTVAAAPFIARVVENAIREVDQGLIEAAKAMGATPLQIVRKVLIPEAMPGIVAGLTLALVSLIGYSAMVGAVGGGGLGDLGIRYGYQRFMPDVMALVVLVLIILVQSVQTIGDYLARRVNKRLMS; encoded by the coding sequence ATGTCACTGTTGAGCCTCTTGGGTATATCGCCGCAGATCTCCGGGCTGCTGGTTGAGGCGACGCTCGAAACCCTCCACATGACGGCGGTCTCCGGCGGGATCGGCACGTTGCTGGGTCTCCCGCTGGGCGTTGTTCTGGCGACCAGCGGCCGCGGCGAATTGTTGCAATGGGTCGGCTTCAACCGCGTCGCCGGCCTCGTCGTCAACGCAACCCGGTCGACGCCATTCATCATTCTGGTGGTGGCGATCATTCCGTTCACCCGCATGATTGCGGGCACGTCGATCGGCACCACCGCCGCCATCGTGCCGCTGACCGTTGCCGCTGCGCCCTTTATTGCCCGCGTCGTGGAAAACGCGATCCGCGAAGTCGACCAGGGACTGATCGAAGCGGCCAAGGCCATGGGCGCGACGCCGCTCCAGATCGTCCGCAAAGTCCTGATCCCGGAGGCCATGCCCGGTATCGTTGCCGGCCTCACCCTCGCCCTTGTCAGCCTGATCGGCTATTCGGCCATGGTCGGCGCGGTGGGCGGCGGCGGCCTGGGCGATCTGGGGATCCGCTATGGCTATCAGCGCTTCATGCCGGATGTAATGGCGCTCGTCGTCCTGGTCCTCATCATTCTGGTCCAGTCGGTCCAGACGATCGGCGACTATCTGGCCCGGCGGGTGAACAAGCGGCTGATGTCCTGA
- a CDS encoding MetQ/NlpA family ABC transporter substrate-binding protein — translation MKASTTSLAALAGLLTATTAFVSGHASADTETLRVGVTPGPHAEIMEVVAEVAAENGLTLDITEFSDYVVPNTALADGDLDLNSFQHQPYLDNQVRDRGFDLVSVAPTVVFPMGFYSETYESIEDVPDGATFAIQNDPTNGGRSLLLLQSAGLLTLGEDTGLTPSILDITENPHGFEFIELDAAQLPRSLSDVDVASVNTNYAVEAGLDPNEDAILREGPESPYMNIIAVRAEDADAPWVERFIAAYHSDEVRAFVDERFEGAVVAGF, via the coding sequence ATGAAGGCATCAACTACCAGTCTTGCGGCGCTCGCCGGTCTGCTGACCGCGACGACCGCATTCGTCTCCGGCCATGCCAGCGCCGATACCGAAACGCTTCGGGTCGGCGTCACACCCGGCCCCCACGCCGAGATCATGGAAGTCGTCGCCGAGGTCGCGGCCGAGAACGGACTGACCCTCGATATCACCGAATTTTCCGATTATGTCGTGCCGAACACGGCGCTGGCCGATGGCGACCTGGACCTGAACTCGTTCCAGCATCAGCCCTATCTTGACAATCAGGTTCGCGACCGCGGATTCGATCTGGTGTCGGTCGCCCCGACCGTCGTCTTCCCGATGGGCTTCTACTCCGAGACATACGAGTCGATCGAAGACGTGCCCGACGGCGCGACCTTTGCGATCCAGAACGACCCGACCAACGGCGGCCGTTCCCTGCTGCTGCTGCAGTCGGCCGGGCTTCTCACACTGGGCGAGGATACGGGGCTGACACCGTCGATCCTGGATATCACCGAAAATCCGCACGGCTTTGAATTCATCGAACTGGACGCCGCGCAGCTGCCGCGCTCGCTGAGCGATGTCGACGTGGCCTCGGTGAACACGAATTACGCCGTCGAAGCGGGTCTCGACCCGAACGAGGACGCGATCCTGCGCGAAGGTCCGGAAAGCCCGTACATGAACATCATCGCCGTCCGCGCCGAAGATGCCGACGCCCCGTGGGTCGAGCGGTTCATCGCCGCCTATCACAGCGATGAAGTGCGCGCATTCGTTGACGAACGTTTCGAAGGTGCTGTCGTCGCCGGATTCTGA
- a CDS encoding SDR family oxidoreductase: protein MDLGLSGKRALVIGASQGIGRAIAEGLASEGCNVAIASRSAEKLKTVADGIASAGGSASVHTVDLSDISSVSALAESVLAAGPVDILVNNCGGPPPSGALGVAADEWRRQFDAMVISSITLTEAVVPGMRERGWGRIQFILSSGVIQPIPTLGISNVLRSSVASFSKTLAKEVAPHGITSNVLLPGRIETDRLLSLDQKTAEREGMDVADVRKRSQSAVPVGRYGQPREFADVAAFLASERASYVTGMMMRIDGGLINTM from the coding sequence ATGGACTTGGGTTTGTCAGGCAAGCGGGCGCTGGTTATCGGCGCATCACAGGGTATCGGCCGCGCCATCGCAGAGGGGCTGGCGTCGGAGGGGTGTAACGTCGCCATCGCCTCCCGCTCGGCGGAGAAACTGAAAACCGTCGCCGACGGTATTGCGTCCGCCGGCGGCAGTGCGTCGGTGCACACGGTCGATCTCTCTGATATTTCCAGCGTTTCGGCGCTGGCTGAGTCCGTGTTGGCAGCGGGCCCCGTGGATATACTGGTCAACAATTGCGGCGGACCGCCGCCATCGGGCGCGCTGGGCGTTGCCGCCGACGAATGGCGCCGGCAGTTCGATGCCATGGTGATCAGTTCCATTACTCTGACCGAAGCGGTCGTTCCCGGCATGCGTGAACGGGGCTGGGGGCGCATCCAGTTCATTCTGTCGTCAGGTGTCATTCAGCCGATCCCGACGCTCGGCATTTCCAACGTTCTGCGCTCCAGCGTCGCGAGCTTTTCCAAGACACTGGCGAAAGAGGTCGCGCCGCACGGCATTACCAGCAATGTCCTGCTGCCCGGCCGGATCGAAACCGACCGTTTGCTGTCGCTCGATCAGAAGACGGCGGAGCGCGAGGGAATGGATGTTGCCGATGTCCGCAAACGGTCCCAGTCGGCGGTGCCGGTCGGCCGCTATGGTCAACCCAGGGAATTCGCCGATGTGGCGGCATTCCTGGCCAGCGAGCGCGCGTCCTATGTCACGGGCATGATGATGCGGATCGACGGCGGCCTCATCAACACGATGTGA
- the bcsN gene encoding cellulose biosynthesis protein BcsN: MTRKLNGASRPASGRRSSRGRRAVGLSLMGSACLLLSACANPLDPSQRLYDPLGTPNYDVFGGVSAPIARSIGRFAVDDIEVLDVRENRYPDTYVQRTIYENPTSLPGENYLEASVRLRTGPVWATDPSDRWEAPTQTEIATRLREDFPGIRMAISGDLRRNGFGIYNHAIGEAGGRAACIFAWQDANAQRLPRDVDGLFIEFRYCDRSRSPEELVGLFDGLSLGY; this comes from the coding sequence ATGACCAGAAAGTTGAACGGCGCGTCGCGGCCAGCTTCAGGGCGCCGGTCGTCCCGTGGCCGCAGGGCAGTCGGGCTGTCCCTCATGGGATCGGCCTGCCTGCTGCTGTCGGCCTGTGCCAATCCCCTCGATCCGTCGCAGCGGCTGTACGACCCGCTGGGGACGCCCAACTACGATGTGTTCGGCGGCGTGTCGGCGCCAATTGCCCGAAGCATCGGCCGTTTCGCCGTCGACGACATCGAAGTGCTCGACGTTCGCGAGAACCGGTATCCCGATACATATGTCCAGAGAACGATTTATGAGAATCCGACCAGTCTGCCGGGTGAAAACTATCTTGAGGCGTCGGTGAGGCTTCGGACCGGCCCGGTCTGGGCGACCGATCCGTCCGATCGCTGGGAGGCGCCGACGCAGACGGAAATCGCAACCCGGCTTCGAGAGGATTTTCCCGGCATTCGCATGGCGATAAGCGGCGACCTGCGGCGCAACGGGTTTGGCATATACAATCACGCGATTGGCGAAGCCGGCGGACGCGCCGCCTGCATCTTCGCGTGGCAGGACGCAAACGCCCAGCGCCTCCCCCGCGACGTGGATGGCCTGTTCATCGAATTCCGGTATTGCGACCGATCGAGGTCGCCGGAGGAACTTGTCGGCCTCTTCGACGGACTGTCTCTGGGCTATTGA
- a CDS encoding glycosyl hydrolase family 8 — translation MIASTLFRIAVMAVCVAFVMQDRGADAQEFESDDRDWQLYTDSFVEDGRVIDTGNDDISHSEGQGYGMVLAVAFNDLETFGSIWSWTSHRIWVRDDRSIAWRWEEDERPPITDANPAPDGDILVAWALIRAHQTWGIDEHAEAARAILDGIKENLIRRVGTVPVISAGISGFDVEGGFIVNPSYWIFPALTDIRRFDNDPLWDAVHETGRRLVRNARFGRLNLVPDWVVIDSSNGRLTTLPDDMDDLFRGFGYNAVRVPLYLLWDEPSAGDDIQPIADLWDHQGDGPVAIEVDLGSDRLLHRSDGQGYRAVRALVNCVVADEAMPSGLQSLNEGQDYYSASLYLLTRVAMAERDLAC, via the coding sequence ATGATCGCATCCACACTATTCAGGATCGCGGTAATGGCCGTTTGCGTTGCTTTTGTCATGCAGGACAGGGGCGCCGACGCACAGGAGTTCGAGTCGGACGATCGGGACTGGCAACTCTATACCGACTCTTTCGTCGAGGATGGCCGCGTCATCGACACCGGCAATGACGATATCAGCCATAGTGAAGGGCAGGGCTATGGCATGGTGCTTGCGGTCGCTTTCAACGACCTGGAAACCTTCGGGTCGATCTGGTCCTGGACGAGCCACCGGATCTGGGTGCGCGACGACAGATCGATCGCCTGGCGGTGGGAAGAGGACGAAAGGCCGCCGATCACCGACGCCAATCCGGCGCCCGACGGCGACATCCTGGTCGCATGGGCGCTGATCAGAGCCCATCAGACCTGGGGAATCGACGAGCACGCCGAGGCGGCGCGCGCCATACTGGACGGGATAAAGGAAAACCTCATTCGCCGGGTCGGCACCGTTCCGGTCATCAGTGCCGGGATCAGCGGGTTCGACGTTGAAGGCGGTTTCATCGTCAATCCGTCCTACTGGATCTTTCCGGCATTGACGGACATCCGCCGTTTCGACAACGATCCGCTTTGGGACGCGGTGCATGAAACCGGTCGCCGGCTTGTTCGCAATGCGCGGTTCGGCCGATTGAATCTGGTCCCCGACTGGGTCGTGATCGACAGCAGCAACGGTCGCCTGACAACATTGCCCGACGATATGGACGATCTGTTCCGCGGCTTCGGCTACAACGCCGTGCGGGTACCGCTCTACCTGCTGTGGGATGAGCCGTCCGCCGGCGACGATATTCAGCCGATTGCGGACCTCTGGGACCATCAGGGCGATGGGCCGGTCGCGATTGAAGTCGATCTGGGAAGCGACCGACTGCTGCACCGCTCCGACGGCCAGGGATACCGGGCTGTGCGGGCGCTTGTGAACTGTGTCGTTGCCGACGAGGCGATGCCGTCAGGCCTGCAGTCGCTGAACGAGGGTCAGGATTACTATTCCGCCAGTCTGTATTTGCTGACCAGGGTTGCGATGGCCGAAAGGGACCTGGCATGTTGA